A genome region from Magnetococcales bacterium includes the following:
- a CDS encoding cytochrome C oxidase subunit II, protein MAITPPSQKIWWHQPIDKVEAVWIGISLVWCLILFLWMPYWHIVGKQNLSNEAYKITAEAFEAKTEEMVQAHTVRTESAAEIPVVAPPPGSDIYMLGRLWEWYPILELQKDQSYRLHLSSLDWQHGFSLQPINMNLQILPGYSTVITITPNETGEFGVVCNEYCGVGHHTMLGKIIVK, encoded by the coding sequence ATGGCAATCACACCTCCCTCACAAAAAATCTGGTGGCATCAACCGATCGACAAGGTCGAAGCCGTGTGGATTGGAATCTCACTTGTCTGGTGTCTGATTCTCTTCCTGTGGATGCCCTACTGGCACATTGTTGGTAAGCAAAATCTTTCCAACGAAGCTTACAAAATCACTGCTGAAGCCTTTGAAGCCAAGACCGAAGAGATGGTGCAAGCTCACACCGTGCGCACCGAGTCTGCGGCTGAAATTCCCGTGGTAGCTCCCCCCCCCGGCAGCGACATCTACATGCTGGGCCGGCTCTGGGAGTGGTATCCCATTCTTGAACTCCAAAAGGATCAGAGCTATCGTCTGCACCTCTCTTCCTTGGACTGGCAGCATGGGTTCTCCCTGCAGCCCATCAACATGAACCTGCAGATTCTTCCCGGCTACTCGACGGTGATTACCATCACCCCGAACGAAACCGGAGAATTTGGGGTTGTCTGCAACGAATACTGCGGCGTGGGACATCAC
- a CDS encoding acetoin utilization protein AcuC produces MNDTVRVYVGEEIARYGFGNGHPFGPHRMGAFWDEAIRRGIPNRVKVCDPVMALQDIIELFHTPEYVDQVRRQSLTGDGFLDYGDTPAFQGVYEATAHVVGSALDAMESILSGTCRRAFIPIAGLHHARPERAGGFCVFNDCGVTIAALRERHDIRRVAYIDIDAHHGDGVFYAFESDPDLIFADLHADGRFLYPGTGHAYETGQGAAQGTKLNIPLPPDADDSVFFQEWPKVERYLEEAQPEFFLLQCGADSIAGDPITHMRFSPAAHAHAAASLCRIAEKIGHGRVMAVGGGGYNTENIANGWCAVVEALIGSEVGSG; encoded by the coding sequence ATGAATGATACGGTTCGCGTCTATGTGGGAGAGGAGATCGCCCGCTACGGTTTTGGTAACGGTCATCCCTTCGGCCCCCATCGCATGGGTGCTTTTTGGGATGAAGCCATCCGCCGCGGCATCCCCAACCGGGTCAAGGTATGCGATCCGGTCATGGCTCTTCAGGATATCATCGAACTCTTTCACACGCCCGAATATGTGGATCAAGTGCGTCGCCAGTCCCTCACCGGCGACGGCTTTTTGGATTATGGCGACACCCCGGCCTTTCAGGGGGTCTATGAAGCCACGGCCCATGTGGTCGGCTCTGCCCTGGATGCCATGGAATCCATTCTGTCTGGAACCTGTCGGCGGGCGTTTATCCCCATTGCCGGTCTCCACCACGCCCGCCCGGAACGAGCGGGAGGGTTTTGTGTTTTCAACGACTGCGGTGTCACCATTGCCGCTTTGAGAGAGCGTCACGATATTCGGCGAGTGGCCTATATTGATATCGACGCCCACCACGGGGACGGGGTTTTTTATGCCTTTGAATCCGATCCCGACCTGATCTTTGCCGACCTCCACGCGGATGGTCGCTTTCTCTACCCCGGTACCGGCCACGCCTATGAGACCGGCCAGGGGGCTGCCCAGGGGACCAAGCTCAACATTCCCCTGCCACCTGATGCTGACGACTCGGTTTTTTTTCAAGAGTGGCCCAAGGTGGAACGATACCTGGAAGAGGCCCAGCCAGAATTTTTTCTGCTTCAGTGTGGTGCGGATTCCATCGCTGGCGACCCTATCACCCACATGCGTTTTTCCCCGGCAGCCCATGCCCATGCCGCAGCCAGCCTCTGTCGGATCGCTGAAAAAATCGGTCATGGGCGGGTAATGGCTGTGGGCGGTGGCGGCTACAACACTGAAAACATTGCCAATGGCTGGTGTGCGGTGGTGGAAGCCTTGATCGGGAGTGAGGTTGGATCAGGCTGA
- a CDS encoding class I SAM-dependent methyltransferase, protein MDKLTTVDSSASYAPVNKESDGTTEPGFPTIRISPELGVPDYLEQTYWWAYLHPKGVRFFERQWLVNLILWGNYSRLRDAALTEAKERASGRTLQVACVYGDFTPLLGQCLGRDGRLDVVDVAPVQLKNLSCKIQGSRNIFLNHQDSTQLEFEDGTFDQVVLFFLLHEQPTAARVKSISEALRVTRPGGKIIFVDYHRPKGTSPFRYLMVPILKSLEPFAMDVWNHEITEWVPDGVELQSVDKVTYFGGLYQKVVMIR, encoded by the coding sequence ATGGATAAACTCACCACGGTTGATTCGTCCGCCTCTTACGCTCCTGTGAACAAGGAGTCCGACGGCACGACGGAGCCAGGCTTTCCGACTATCCGGATCTCTCCAGAGCTTGGTGTTCCCGACTATCTGGAACAGACCTATTGGTGGGCCTATTTGCACCCGAAAGGGGTTCGTTTTTTTGAGCGGCAGTGGCTCGTCAACCTGATTTTATGGGGCAACTATTCCCGTCTGAGGGACGCAGCCCTGACTGAAGCCAAAGAACGGGCCTCTGGACGCACCTTGCAGGTAGCCTGTGTCTACGGTGACTTCACACCGCTTCTGGGCCAGTGCCTGGGTCGGGATGGACGCCTGGATGTAGTGGATGTCGCCCCGGTACAGCTTAAAAATCTGAGCTGCAAAATTCAGGGCTCCCGCAATATTTTTCTCAACCACCAGGATTCCACTCAACTGGAATTCGAAGATGGCACCTTCGATCAGGTGGTGCTCTTTTTTCTGCTCCACGAACAACCCACCGCCGCCCGGGTCAAGAGCATATCCGAAGCCCTGCGGGTGACCCGTCCCGGTGGCAAGATCATCTTTGTCGATTATCATCGCCCCAAAGGAACGAGTCCGTTCCGTTACCTCATGGTGCCGATTCTGAAGTCTCTGGAACCGTTTGCCATGGATGTTTGGAATCACGAAATCACCGAGTGGGTACCTGATGGCGTCGAGCTGCAAAGTGTCGACAAGGTCACCTATTTCGGCGGTCTCTATCAGAAGGTGGTCATGATTCGTTGA
- a CDS encoding type IV pili methyl-accepting chemotaxis transducer N-terminal domain-containing protein, whose protein sequence is MVAKPFPTSRIVTLVALFLTTLLLLPAVSQAGGPTAAQYGTVLNLSGKQRMLTQKMSKEVMLVALGVDTDANLKNLKGTADLFDKTLKGLRDGSAELKLPPTESKRILKQLGKVEKLWKEFNKPVQEIISSGTVSKDQVAAIAAQNLPLLKNMNKCVKLYEKDAAKAGLKADPSLAVTINLAGKQRMLTQKMSKEYLMVAYGHETENNKLNLLETYSLFERTLKGLQDGDSTLDLPGTKNQEIRGQLGVVQGLWDDFKPVVAEGADPKTTSFSADKLKKLANTNLPLLKNMNKAVGMFAKEAAGK, encoded by the coding sequence ATGGTAGCAAAGCCATTCCCCACCAGCCGGATCGTGACCTTGGTCGCGCTCTTCCTGACCACCCTCCTGCTTCTGCCTGCTGTTTCCCAGGCCGGAGGCCCCACAGCAGCTCAGTACGGCACCGTTCTCAACCTCTCGGGCAAGCAGCGGATGCTGACCCAAAAAATGAGCAAGGAGGTGATGCTGGTGGCGTTGGGAGTGGATACCGATGCCAACCTCAAAAACCTCAAGGGCACGGCCGACCTGTTTGACAAAACCCTGAAGGGGCTCCGTGATGGCAGCGCTGAACTCAAGCTTCCTCCCACTGAGAGCAAGCGCATTCTCAAGCAGTTGGGCAAAGTTGAAAAGCTCTGGAAAGAGTTCAACAAGCCTGTTCAAGAAATCATCAGCTCCGGCACCGTCTCCAAGGATCAGGTAGCCGCCATCGCCGCCCAAAATCTCCCTCTGCTCAAAAACATGAACAAGTGCGTCAAGCTCTATGAAAAAGATGCCGCCAAAGCCGGTCTCAAAGCCGACCCGAGCTTGGCTGTCACCATCAACCTGGCGGGTAAGCAGCGGATGCTCACCCAAAAAATGAGCAAGGAATATCTCATGGTGGCCTACGGCCATGAGACGGAAAACAACAAGCTCAACCTGCTGGAAACCTATTCCCTCTTTGAGCGGACCCTTAAGGGACTCCAGGATGGTGATTCCACTCTGGATCTGCCTGGAACCAAAAATCAGGAGATTCGCGGTCAGCTGGGCGTGGTGCAGGGCCTGTGGGATGATTTCAAACCGGTCGTGGCTGAAGGAGCTGACCCCAAAACCACTTCCTTTTCCGCCGATAAGCTCAAAAAACTGGCCAACACCAACCTGCCCCTGCTCAAAAACATGAACAAGGCCGTCGGTATGTTTGCCAAGGAAGCGGCGGGCAAATAA
- a CDS encoding HAMP domain-containing protein, whose protein sequence is MTIKHKLIGNGVLMSLLLGLVLALTVYFFNRLDAGFEMILNQAASGVQNAQQAESRISAADSGLSETSIRFANIAEGITQTNQRLKITERKIKNLSETLTELTETVEEFYDELPEGEPQEMMEEIADEVSDVQEGMKREALIGLSAAVKEMKSFTEGIALEVDGLKNLSSELNEGKALSQEMSQANTQIQDLSSGFGATIGNNRNIIASILGVFILIILGTALLFARMITKPLEQSVTFAKVLGEGNFTYVLDMEGRQDEIGHMARSLNSAVGRIRDIIRNVSQASTPVVQGSFEVQTAAQGILKDASQQSASVEETSSAMEEMSDSIRHNTDNAQQTEVIAAKAAKSAESCGEAVAKAVDAMKEIAGKISIIEEIARQTNLLALNAAIEAARAGEHGKGFAVVAAEVRKLAERSQVAAGEITQLSASSVNIAETAGTQLAELVPDIQKTSGLVQEIAAASSEQNTGTQQINKALQELDQVIQKNTIASDSMANTGNELADQSSRLKETVDLFCVDCFGEMEDLKAEGLIPFAQAQGGGDTDADFLPVPLDQPDTPAQRPPPEDEWQDDGSSGRDDGRDDAEFKSF, encoded by the coding sequence ATGACCATCAAGCACAAACTCATTGGCAACGGAGTGCTGATGAGCCTGCTACTGGGACTCGTTCTGGCACTTACCGTCTATTTTTTCAACCGCCTGGATGCCGGCTTTGAGATGATTCTCAACCAAGCGGCCAGCGGAGTACAAAATGCCCAACAGGCCGAAAGCCGTATCAGCGCAGCAGACAGCGGACTTTCGGAAACGTCGATTCGGTTTGCCAATATTGCCGAAGGGATCACCCAGACCAATCAGCGGTTGAAAATTACCGAGCGGAAAATCAAAAATCTTTCCGAAACCCTCACCGAGCTGACCGAGACGGTCGAAGAGTTCTATGATGAGCTTCCCGAGGGGGAACCCCAAGAAATGATGGAGGAGATCGCCGACGAGGTAAGCGATGTCCAGGAGGGGATGAAACGGGAGGCGTTGATCGGTCTCTCCGCAGCCGTCAAGGAGATGAAATCATTCACCGAAGGGATCGCCCTGGAAGTGGATGGCCTGAAAAATCTCTCCTCAGAGCTGAATGAAGGCAAGGCACTCAGCCAGGAGATGAGCCAGGCCAACACCCAAATTCAGGATCTCTCCAGCGGCTTCGGCGCAACCATCGGCAACAATCGCAACATCATCGCCTCGATCCTGGGGGTGTTCATCCTGATCATCCTCGGCACTGCCCTGCTTTTTGCCCGAATGATTACCAAACCCCTGGAACAGTCGGTCACCTTTGCCAAGGTGCTGGGGGAAGGCAATTTTACCTATGTCTTGGATATGGAAGGCCGCCAGGATGAAATCGGTCACATGGCTCGCAGCCTCAACTCCGCTGTGGGCAGAATCCGCGACATCATCCGCAACGTCTCCCAAGCCTCCACCCCCGTCGTCCAGGGAAGCTTTGAGGTGCAAACGGCTGCCCAGGGAATCCTCAAGGATGCCTCCCAACAGTCCGCCTCAGTGGAAGAGACCTCCTCAGCCATGGAGGAGATGAGCGACTCCATTCGACACAACACCGACAACGCCCAGCAGACTGAAGTGATCGCCGCCAAGGCTGCCAAATCCGCCGAATCCTGTGGTGAAGCCGTGGCTAAAGCCGTGGATGCGATGAAGGAGATCGCTGGCAAGATTTCCATCATTGAAGAGATCGCCCGCCAAACCAATCTCCTCGCCTTGAACGCCGCCATTGAGGCCGCCCGGGCCGGGGAACACGGCAAAGGGTTCGCTGTGGTCGCTGCGGAAGTGCGCAAGCTTGCCGAACGCAGTCAGGTGGCCGCCGGAGAGATCACCCAGCTCTCCGCCTCCAGCGTCAATATCGCCGAAACAGCAGGCACGCAACTGGCGGAACTGGTCCCGGATATCCAAAAAACCTCGGGATTGGTGCAAGAGATTGCTGCGGCCAGCAGCGAACAAAATACCGGAACTCAGCAGATCAACAAGGCCCTTCAGGAGCTGGATCAGGTGATTCAGAAAAACACCATCGCCTCCGATTCCATGGCCAACACCGGCAATGAACTGGCCGACCAATCCTCCCGCCTCAAAGAGACCGTGGATCTCTTCTGCGTGGACTGCTTTGGGGAGATGGAAGACCTGAAAGCCGAAGGGTTGATTCCCTTTGCCCAGGCCCAAGGGGGAGGTGATACCGACGCCGATTTTTTACCCGTTCCCCTCGACCAGCCGGATACACCCGCACAACGCCCACCACCTGAAGATGAGTGGCAGGATGATGGGAGCAGTGGTAGGGATGATGGTAGGGATGACGCTGAATTCAAAAGTTTTTAA
- a CDS encoding rhodanese-like domain-containing protein, translated as MFTKGYLTIPDLLTRESETLLIDTRGVEDFEPAIPGSKTIYILKLLDRVKEFEKRYDQVLRNRMLLLYCSNENGSKMVRDKFSRRYEVRYLKGGMVGYLEAVTRLLGEHPYENPQTREETQLKLLQALTNRKTPFKTFRNIATHLIRSNPGFLKS; from the coding sequence ATGTTTACCAAGGGTTATCTCACCATCCCTGATCTTCTCACCCGGGAGAGCGAAACGCTTTTGATCGACACCCGGGGGGTCGAGGATTTTGAACCGGCCATTCCCGGCTCCAAAACCATCTATATCCTGAAATTATTGGATCGGGTGAAGGAGTTTGAGAAGCGCTATGATCAGGTGCTCCGAAATCGAATGCTGCTCCTCTACTGTAGCAACGAAAATGGCAGCAAAATGGTCCGGGATAAATTTTCCCGGCGCTATGAAGTCCGCTATCTCAAGGGGGGGATGGTGGGTTATCTGGAGGCCGTCACCCGGCTGTTGGGGGAGCATCCCTATGAGAACCCCCAAACCCGGGAGGAGACACAGCTCAAACTTCTCCAGGCCCTCACCAACCGAAAAACCCCCTTCAAAACCTTTCGCAACATTGCCACCCATCTCATCCGATCCAACCCCGGCTTTTTAAAATCATAG
- a CDS encoding lytic transglycosylase domain-containing protein, with the protein MPNKTIQIILTGFLLLGIFSPLNQAEAANKERERIMNMVAREAVKMGVPVSLALAMAQTESDFNPKCESHKGARGVMQIMPATSTSEYGIHPDDLWNPRINIRLGLHFMARLLKRYKGRVNLALSYYNGGSRVGDLPNARIIPATRRYVQKVRSLQSRYQGRLLTASR; encoded by the coding sequence ATGCCTAACAAAACCATCCAGATCATCCTGACCGGCTTTCTCCTGCTGGGAATTTTTTCACCCCTCAATCAGGCCGAAGCTGCCAACAAGGAGCGGGAACGCATCATGAATATGGTGGCCCGGGAAGCGGTCAAGATGGGGGTGCCGGTCTCTCTGGCGCTGGCCATGGCTCAAACCGAGTCGGACTTCAATCCCAAATGCGAAAGCCACAAGGGAGCCCGAGGGGTGATGCAGATCATGCCCGCCACCTCCACCAGCGAATATGGCATCCACCCGGATGACCTTTGGAACCCCCGCATCAATATTCGCCTGGGGCTGCATTTTATGGCGCGACTACTGAAACGTTACAAGGGTCGTGTGAACTTGGCGCTATCCTATTATAATGGCGGTTCACGGGTGGGGGATCTGCCCAACGCACGGATCATCCCCGCTACCCGCAGATACGTACAAAAAGTACGCTCTCTGCAAAGTCGCTATCAGGGCCGGCTGCTCACAGCGAGCCGATAA